The following are from one region of the Cytobacillus firmus genome:
- a CDS encoding ABC transporter ATP-binding protein: MIQFENVSKQYRDGTKAVDSINLHIKEGEFFVIIGPSGSGKTTVLKMINRLIPLTSGTIFINGKRISDYDIHELRWDIGYVLQQIALFPHMTIGENIAIVPELKNWEQVKIKERIDELLEMVGLEPDIYRSRKPNELSGGQQQRVGVTRALAANPPIILMDEPFSALDPISREKIQDDLISLQKKIKKTIVFVTHDMKEALKLGDRICVMKDGEVVQIGTPEELLAHPENEFVRQFVGEEAGQYIEGFSLHNLLLPVSVIEESMAVLSASASLQETLSLLAAHDEIAVEEDGEIIGLVNRQAVIRNLAGSMKREVRS; encoded by the coding sequence ATGATTCAGTTTGAAAATGTCTCGAAACAGTATCGGGATGGTACCAAAGCTGTAGATTCAATCAACTTACATATAAAAGAAGGCGAGTTTTTTGTGATTATTGGTCCGAGCGGTTCCGGGAAAACTACTGTTCTGAAGATGATTAATAGGCTTATTCCTTTGACATCAGGAACGATTTTCATAAATGGTAAACGGATCAGTGACTATGACATTCATGAGCTCCGCTGGGATATTGGCTATGTACTTCAGCAGATTGCCCTTTTTCCTCATATGACGATTGGGGAAAATATCGCGATTGTACCGGAGCTTAAGAATTGGGAGCAGGTGAAAATTAAAGAACGGATTGATGAGTTATTGGAAATGGTCGGATTGGAGCCTGACATATACCGGAGCCGAAAGCCGAATGAACTTTCAGGAGGACAGCAGCAAAGAGTGGGCGTAACAAGAGCACTGGCCGCTAATCCGCCCATAATCCTGATGGATGAGCCTTTTAGTGCACTGGATCCCATTAGCAGGGAAAAGATTCAGGATGACCTAATCAGCCTTCAGAAAAAAATAAAGAAAACCATTGTGTTTGTTACACACGATATGAAGGAAGCTTTAAAGCTCGGCGACCGCATTTGTGTCATGAAGGACGGGGAAGTCGTCCAAATTGGCACACCTGAAGAACTGCTTGCGCATCCGGAAAACGAATTTGTCAGGCAGTTTGTCGGGGAAGAGGCGGGGCAGTACATTGAGGGATTCAGCCTTCATAACCTCCTTTTGCCGGTTTCAGTAATTGAAGAGAGCATGGCAGTCCTTTCAGCCTCGGCTTCACTCCAAGAAACACTAAGCTTATTGGCAGCTCATGATGAAATTGCTGTGGAAGAGGACGGGGAAATCATTGGGCTGGTCAACAGGCAGGCTGTTATCCGTAATTTGGCGGGCAGCATGAAAAGAGAGGTGAGGTCATGA
- the opuFB gene encoding osmoprotectant update ABC transporter permease/substrate-binding subunit OpuFB (The ABC transporter OpuF is widely distributed in Bacillus species other than B. subtilis. OpuFA is the ATP-binding subunit, while OpuFB is a fusion of permease and substrate-binding subunits.), with amino-acid sequence MNTLSSVFSERKGQLVSVLIEHIQISLIALFFAVLIAIPLGIYLTKKQKIAEGIIGVTAVLQTVPSLALLGLLIPLFGIGKVPAIIALVVYALLPILRNTYTGIKEVDDSIIEAARAMGMNRRKRLMKVELPLAMPVIMAGIRTAMVLIVGTATLAALIGAGGLGELILLGIDRNNTALIILGAIPAAILAILFDMLLRRFEHMSFKRSLTALGVFIGAMILVMATPLLTRESEENIVIGGKLGSEPEILINMYKLLIENDTDLNVDLKPGLGKTSFVFNALKSGSIDLYPEFTGTAIAEFLKETAVSTDRREVYDQARKGMKEQFGMELLEPMSYNNTYALAVPEKLAEEYELQSISDLKAVEQNIKAGFTLEFSDREDGYRGIQELYGLNFPTVLTMEPKLRYGAIEKGEINLVDAYSTDSEIARYHLTVLEDDKHLFPPYQGAPLLREETAEDHPELVKALNKLDGKISDDEMREMNYKVNVDGASPEETAREYLEKEGLLK; translated from the coding sequence ATGAATACCTTGAGCTCTGTTTTTAGTGAAAGAAAAGGCCAATTAGTAAGCGTGCTGATTGAACATATACAGATTTCGCTCATTGCTTTATTTTTTGCAGTCCTGATTGCCATCCCGCTTGGAATATATCTGACTAAAAAGCAAAAAATTGCGGAAGGAATCATCGGGGTAACAGCCGTATTGCAGACCGTACCTTCATTAGCGCTGCTTGGCCTACTGATCCCCTTATTCGGCATTGGAAAAGTGCCCGCCATAATCGCTTTAGTCGTATATGCCCTTCTGCCGATTCTGAGAAATACATATACAGGCATAAAGGAAGTGGACGATTCCATTATTGAAGCAGCAAGGGCAATGGGGATGAACCGGCGCAAAAGGCTCATGAAGGTAGAGCTTCCTCTTGCCATGCCGGTTATTATGGCCGGAATCCGTACCGCGATGGTGTTAATAGTCGGCACAGCTACTCTTGCTGCCTTAATTGGAGCAGGAGGTTTAGGAGAATTAATTCTCCTTGGTATTGACCGGAACAATACAGCTCTGATTATTCTTGGTGCTATTCCTGCAGCCATATTGGCAATCCTTTTTGATATGCTGCTGCGACGATTCGAGCATATGTCTTTTAAACGGTCGCTCACAGCGCTGGGAGTCTTCATTGGCGCAATGATACTGGTTATGGCGACCCCGCTGCTGACAAGAGAATCAGAAGAGAATATTGTCATTGGCGGGAAGCTTGGTTCAGAACCGGAGATTCTGATCAATATGTACAAATTGCTGATTGAAAATGATACCGACCTTAATGTCGACTTAAAACCAGGGTTAGGAAAAACATCATTCGTCTTTAATGCTCTGAAGTCTGGCAGTATTGACCTGTATCCTGAGTTTACCGGTACAGCCATTGCTGAATTTCTAAAAGAGACTGCGGTGAGCACTGATCGCAGAGAGGTATATGATCAGGCGAGAAAAGGAATGAAGGAACAATTCGGCATGGAACTGTTAGAACCGATGTCTTACAATAATACGTATGCTTTGGCAGTGCCTGAGAAACTCGCTGAAGAGTATGAACTGCAATCAATTTCAGATCTAAAAGCAGTCGAGCAAAACATAAAAGCAGGCTTCACCCTTGAATTCTCTGATCGGGAGGATGGCTATCGGGGTATTCAGGAGCTGTATGGCTTGAACTTTCCAACTGTTTTAACCATGGAGCCCAAGCTGCGCTACGGTGCAATCGAAAAAGGTGAAATCAACTTAGTGGACGCTTATTCTACAGATAGCGAAATTGCCAGGTACCACCTCACTGTCCTGGAGGATGACAAACACCTGTTTCCGCCATATCAGGGCGCCCCGCTGTTGAGAGAAGAAACCGCTGAAGACCATCCGGAACTAGTTAAAGCTCTAAACAAGCTGGATGGAAAAATCAGCGATGATGAAATGCGTGAAATGAACTACAAAGTGAATGTAGATGGTGCGAGTCCTGAAGAAACGGCAAGGGAGTATCTTGAGAAGGAAGGATTGCTGAAATAA
- a CDS encoding catalase yields MADNKDMNTENEQNVSRETLTTRQGHPVTDNQNIRTIGNRGPATLENYHFIEKISHFDREEVPERVVHARGAGAFGYFETYGKVGDEPVEKYTRAKVFSGAGKKTPLMVRFSTVAGAKDSPETARDPRGFAVKMYTEDGNWDLVGNNLKIFFIRDAMKFPDMIHAFKPDPVSNVPNPERMFDFVSRTPEATHMITFVFSPWGIPATYRHMQGSGVNTYKWVNEKGEAVLVKYHWEPKQGIRNLTQEEANEIQAKNVGHATQDLFESIKRGDYPEWELFVQIMEDDYHPELDFDPLDDTKLWPEDKFPWLPVGRMVLDRNPVDYHAEIEQAAFGTGVLVDGMDFSDDKMLQGRTFSYSDTQRYRVGANYLKLPVNAPKAPVRTNQQRGQMDTRDPKEAGDNPHINYEPSMKGGFQEAPEEGRTPHRPTYNAAAMSAPIDRPNNYGQAGHTYRSFDDWERDELIKNLSEALAVCDKRIQDAMIEHFTQADEDYGHRVKEGIEKVMKELQAMSGEEQIPGRDAGRSKYGQGSIAENQASKEAVENSREADPY; encoded by the coding sequence GTGGCAGATAACAAAGATATGAATACAGAAAATGAGCAGAATGTTAGTCGTGAGACACTGACAACTCGGCAGGGGCATCCTGTTACGGATAACCAAAACATTCGCACGATAGGCAATCGGGGGCCAGCTACTTTAGAAAATTATCATTTCATTGAGAAGATCTCCCATTTTGACAGGGAAGAGGTTCCGGAGCGTGTGGTGCACGCAAGAGGAGCAGGCGCATTCGGTTACTTTGAAACATACGGAAAAGTGGGTGATGAGCCGGTCGAGAAGTATACACGTGCCAAGGTCTTCTCTGGTGCAGGGAAGAAGACGCCATTGATGGTCCGATTTTCAACCGTGGCCGGTGCGAAGGATTCCCCCGAAACTGCACGTGATCCTAGAGGCTTTGCCGTAAAAATGTACACTGAGGACGGAAACTGGGATTTAGTCGGCAATAACCTGAAAATCTTCTTTATCCGTGATGCGATGAAATTCCCTGACATGATTCATGCCTTTAAGCCTGATCCTGTTTCAAATGTCCCAAATCCTGAACGGATGTTTGATTTTGTATCTCGCACACCTGAGGCTACACATATGATTACATTCGTATTTTCACCTTGGGGCATACCCGCTACATACCGCCACATGCAGGGTTCCGGCGTTAATACGTATAAATGGGTGAATGAAAAAGGGGAAGCGGTTCTGGTGAAATATCACTGGGAGCCCAAGCAGGGAATCCGCAATCTGACACAGGAAGAGGCAAACGAAATACAGGCAAAAAATGTCGGCCATGCCACACAGGATTTATTTGAATCTATTAAACGCGGAGATTATCCGGAATGGGAGCTGTTTGTCCAAATCATGGAGGATGATTACCACCCTGAATTGGATTTTGATCCGCTTGATGATACGAAGCTATGGCCGGAAGATAAGTTCCCTTGGCTGCCAGTTGGCCGCATGGTCCTTGATCGCAATCCGGTGGATTACCATGCAGAAATTGAGCAGGCTGCATTTGGTACGGGAGTACTTGTTGATGGCATGGATTTTTCCGATGATAAAATGCTTCAGGGCCGGACTTTCTCATATTCCGACACGCAGCGTTATCGCGTAGGGGCAAACTATTTGAAATTGCCGGTAAATGCGCCAAAAGCACCTGTCCGTACGAATCAGCAGCGCGGCCAAATGGATACTCGTGACCCTAAAGAGGCAGGAGATAATCCGCATATTAACTACGAGCCGTCAATGAAGGGCGGCTTTCAGGAAGCACCTGAAGAGGGGCGCACACCGCATCGCCCAACCTATAACGCAGCTGCTATGAGCGCTCCGATCGATCGTCCAAACAATTATGGCCAGGCCGGACATACCTACAGGAGTTTTGATGATTGGGAGCGCGATGAATTGATTAAAAACCTGTCTGAGGCATTGGCAGTATGTGATAAACGGATTCAGGATGCTATGATTGAACATTTCACACAGGCTGATGAAGACTATGGCCACCGTGTGAAAGAAGGAATTGAAAAAGTCATGAAGGAATTACAGGCAATGAGCGGGGAAGAGCAAATTCCCGGCCGTGACGCTGGAAGATCTAAGTATGGCCAGGGTTCAATCGCTGAAAACCAGGCATCAAAAGAAGCGGTTGAGAATAGCCGTGAAGCGGATCCATATTAA
- a CDS encoding GerAB/ArcD/ProY family transporter → MENKPIIGIIESMFAMLLFLIGSSVIFGLNLSAEKASWIVILTAGTIGLLIFQMYVYIWQHNDYMNLSVILKRNLGKFLGSAASLVYVLYFAYLASRVLTDFTMFINSTLLYTMKPLIVKLSIFLVVAYTYIKGLEAFMRSAVIIGSVTVLFLFLIPFWILISGIFHWEYIDPIFEVDVKKIASIVPTMVTFPYGELIAFLMIFPYLKREHRSAVSKKGSFIIIFFTLLLSLFSFLTIGVLHPELAKNFTFPLIEAIERVTLFDFIKRLDIFAVIIIIFGGYFKIAIFTFAGMNLAKSSMAKVKPQVVTVSILVIILLLSYAYAENLSQHLEIGLKFVPLFIHLPLAILLPLLLFIITFIKSRIK, encoded by the coding sequence ATGGAGAACAAACCAATCATTGGAATCATTGAATCAATGTTCGCTATGCTGCTATTCCTGATAGGAAGTTCCGTTATTTTTGGTCTGAATCTATCGGCTGAAAAGGCCTCCTGGATTGTCATTCTTACAGCAGGGACTATCGGGCTCCTTATTTTTCAAATGTATGTTTATATTTGGCAACATAACGATTATATGAACCTTTCCGTGATTTTGAAAAGGAATCTTGGGAAATTTCTTGGATCTGCAGCGTCACTCGTGTATGTCCTTTACTTTGCTTACCTCGCATCCCGCGTTTTAACGGATTTTACCATGTTCATCAATAGTACGCTGCTTTATACCATGAAACCGTTGATTGTAAAACTATCCATTTTCCTCGTTGTTGCCTATACCTACATAAAGGGGCTGGAGGCCTTTATGCGCTCTGCCGTCATTATAGGCAGTGTAACCGTGCTGTTTCTATTCCTGATTCCATTCTGGATTCTCATTAGCGGAATTTTTCACTGGGAATACATTGATCCTATCTTTGAGGTTGATGTAAAGAAAATAGCCAGTATTGTGCCAACGATGGTCACCTTTCCGTACGGAGAGCTCATCGCTTTCCTTATGATTTTCCCTTATTTGAAACGTGAGCACAGATCAGCGGTATCTAAAAAGGGAAGCTTTATTATTATCTTTTTCACGCTATTATTATCTCTTTTTTCATTCTTAACCATTGGAGTACTTCACCCGGAATTAGCGAAGAACTTTACTTTTCCTTTGATAGAGGCCATTGAGCGGGTAACACTTTTTGATTTCATTAAACGGCTGGACATCTTTGCGGTAATTATCATTATCTTCGGCGGTTATTTTAAAATTGCCATTTTTACCTTCGCCGGAATGAATCTTGCAAAATCCAGCATGGCAAAGGTTAAACCACAGGTTGTGACGGTATCTATCCTAGTGATCATTCTTCTGCTGTCATACGCATATGCAGAAAATCTTTCACAGCATCTGGAGATAGGACTGAAGTTTGTGCCGTTATTCATCCATTTGCCGCTGGCGATTCTTTTGCCCTTACTTTTGTTTATCATTACATTTATAAAAAGCAGAATAAAATAA
- a CDS encoding spore germination protein, producing the protein MLYLDTIADKKTVQEHILGPILKLKELSRNPIQQMENTIEISKIKIVSDLNEAVNELSNGNTLIFISGADSCLAADTADWKDRALSPPQSQRVLKGPQIGFTELANNNISLIKRFIKNDQLTIEDQTIGEETNTGVYLLYLADKADRDLLKNVKSKLKSIRLKSILDSSYIQESISDDQITPFPRVLTTERPDVVAGHLLEGKMVIICDGSPDALIVPALFIQFFHSPEDYYETSMFDFTRLVRIISFVASIFLIPFYIAFVLFHQELIPSELLVSLAAQRQIVPLPLVIEVILLMVIFEVLLESSIRLPTGIMLAFSIIGTIILGQSAAEAGIVQLSTLVVISATYVLNFAIPVHPFGNAIKGIRYILVFLASTFGLYGIILGTIVLINHLTSLNSFGVPYLSPITPVKKADLKDTFIRFSLKKIINAPKKYDKDDLLKNSRK; encoded by the coding sequence CTGCTGTATCTCGATACGATTGCAGATAAGAAAACGGTCCAGGAGCATATACTTGGGCCAATTCTAAAACTTAAGGAATTATCAAGAAATCCTATACAGCAAATGGAAAACACAATTGAGATTTCCAAGATTAAGATCGTCTCGGACTTGAATGAAGCAGTAAACGAACTCTCTAATGGAAATACGCTAATATTTATATCCGGCGCTGATTCATGCCTGGCTGCAGACACGGCTGATTGGAAGGATCGTGCGCTTTCACCGCCGCAGTCCCAGCGGGTATTAAAGGGACCGCAGATCGGTTTTACCGAGCTTGCCAATAATAATATTTCACTGATCAAACGGTTCATTAAGAATGACCAATTGACAATTGAGGATCAGACGATTGGAGAGGAGACCAATACAGGCGTATATCTTCTATATTTAGCTGATAAAGCAGATCGGGACCTCCTGAAAAATGTCAAAAGCAAACTAAAATCAATTAGACTAAAATCTATTCTGGATTCTTCTTATATTCAGGAAAGCATCTCAGATGATCAGATTACGCCATTCCCGCGGGTTCTCACAACGGAGCGGCCGGATGTTGTGGCCGGCCATTTATTGGAAGGCAAAATGGTGATTATATGTGATGGATCTCCGGATGCACTGATAGTGCCTGCCCTGTTCATCCAATTTTTCCATTCGCCGGAGGACTATTATGAAACATCCATGTTCGATTTTACCAGGCTGGTTCGAATAATTTCTTTTGTTGCTTCAATCTTTCTCATTCCTTTTTATATTGCATTTGTATTATTTCATCAGGAGCTGATCCCCAGTGAATTGCTCGTCAGCCTGGCAGCACAGAGGCAAATTGTTCCTCTGCCATTAGTCATTGAAGTCATTCTGCTCATGGTGATTTTTGAAGTGCTCCTGGAGAGCTCCATACGTTTGCCGACAGGCATCATGCTGGCATTCTCGATCATTGGTACGATTATTTTAGGCCAGTCAGCAGCGGAAGCAGGAATTGTCCAGCTGTCGACACTTGTCGTCATTTCAGCTACATATGTTTTGAATTTTGCTATTCCTGTTCATCCTTTTGGCAATGCAATCAAGGGGATCCGTTATATTCTGGTGTTCTTGGCCAGTACGTTTGGATTGTACGGCATTATCCTGGGAACCATTGTTTTAATTAATCATCTTACATCCTTAAATAGCTTTGGAGTGCCATATTTATCACCGATCACACCGGTGAAAAAAGCCGATTTAAAAGATACTTTTATTCGATTTTCATTAAAAAAGATTATAAATGCTCCCAAAAAATATGATAAGGACGATCTTCTTAAAAATAGCCGTAAATGA
- a CDS encoding Ger(x)C family spore germination protein: MKYLYMLFMLLSVAAVFLAPLDKHELNELSFSFAMGVDHAEDGYEVSLQLINPAAVAGKSQVPNSPYVVYKATGKTIDAALERISVNISRYNYLKQIEVILLGEAFAREGKAKDVYDYILHSAQIPSDANLVIARDVNASELLKIYSPIEGFSAFEIENILQKLGRDIPVTATEIKVDEIKEGKDIAMPFIKVVGDLKSGKERGNFETTSPAHIAYGGLALFKEDKLSVFLDYRDAAIITILQGGESGFSIEASCPKDENNLFTFRVLGNLARERQVETYEDKYIFHYNLRLSGDISQIKCNVDLEKPHDIQLLERQIEKTIQNHVQDLLAIAQENEMDPLGLGLMMREKSPGTWKKLKSDWPVPIKNAEIKLKTNIKVQNIGHYKKGG; encoded by the coding sequence GTGAAATATCTTTATATGCTCTTTATGTTATTATCGGTGGCGGCGGTATTCCTTGCCCCATTGGATAAACATGAGTTGAATGAACTTTCTTTTTCATTTGCTATGGGGGTCGACCATGCAGAGGACGGGTATGAGGTATCCCTGCAGTTGATCAATCCTGCTGCCGTTGCAGGTAAATCACAGGTTCCCAACTCCCCCTATGTAGTTTATAAAGCAACGGGTAAAACAATTGATGCAGCTTTAGAAAGAATTTCTGTAAATATTTCCCGTTATAATTATTTAAAACAGATAGAAGTCATTCTCTTGGGTGAAGCATTCGCCCGTGAGGGGAAGGCCAAGGACGTTTATGACTATATTCTGCATTCTGCACAGATTCCATCTGATGCAAATCTGGTCATTGCCCGGGATGTCAATGCAAGTGAACTGCTGAAGATCTACTCTCCAATTGAAGGATTTTCAGCTTTTGAAATTGAAAACATTCTCCAAAAGCTGGGCAGAGATATTCCTGTGACCGCGACGGAGATCAAGGTTGATGAAATCAAGGAGGGAAAGGATATCGCAATGCCTTTTATTAAAGTAGTAGGAGATCTCAAAAGCGGGAAGGAAAGAGGGAACTTTGAAACGACCAGCCCTGCTCATATTGCTTATGGCGGGCTTGCCCTTTTTAAAGAAGATAAGTTATCAGTGTTCCTTGATTATCGGGATGCTGCCATCATAACCATTCTGCAGGGAGGCGAATCCGGTTTTTCAATTGAAGCAAGCTGCCCAAAAGATGAGAACAACCTATTCACCTTTCGCGTTCTTGGAAATCTGGCCAGAGAAAGACAGGTAGAAACATATGAAGATAAGTATATCTTTCATTATAACTTAAGGCTTTCGGGTGATATAAGCCAGATAAAATGTAATGTGGATTTAGAAAAACCCCATGATATCCAGCTGCTTGAAAGGCAGATTGAAAAAACAATCCAGAATCATGTGCAGGACCTACTCGCCATAGCACAGGAAAATGAGATGGACCCTCTGGGGTTAGGGCTGATGATGAGGGAGAAAAGTCCGGGGACATGGAAGAAACTGAAATCAGATTGGCCAGTACCTATTAAAAATGCGGAAATTAAGCTTAAAACGAATATAAAAGTACAAAATATCGGGCATTACAAGAAGGGAGGCTGA
- a CDS encoding NAD(P)-dependent malic enzyme, with product MDLQKESLLLHEKFQGKLTVDVKMPLNSMKDLSLAYSPGVAEPCRRIHDQPEKVYDYTIKGNLIAVVSDGTSVLGLGDIGPEASMPVMEGKAALFKAFAGIDAVPICLDTKDPEEIIKTVRLLQPSFGGINLEDIAAPNCFYIEERLKQEMNIPVFHDDQHGTAIVTAAGLINALKLAGKKMDEIKIVINGAGAAGIAIIKLLLNMGAKDIIMCDTKGAIYEGRQERMNPVKESVAKITNPGKRKGSLEDVIIGADVFIGVSSAGALTKEMVETMSPNSIIFAMANPVPEIMPDEAKAAGAKVVGTGRSDLPNQVNNVLAFPGIFRGALDVRATEINEEMKMAAVEAIAGLIDATDLTPDYVIPGPLDSRVVPAVRDAVVKAAQETGAAQIEIILNHIISQ from the coding sequence ATGGATTTGCAGAAGGAATCTTTACTGCTTCATGAGAAGTTTCAAGGGAAGTTAACGGTCGATGTAAAAATGCCGCTGAACAGCATGAAGGATTTAAGCTTAGCCTATTCCCCAGGAGTGGCAGAGCCGTGCCGAAGAATTCATGACCAGCCTGAGAAGGTCTATGATTATACAATAAAAGGAAACTTAATCGCCGTGGTTTCAGACGGCACATCTGTGCTGGGACTTGGCGATATTGGCCCTGAAGCCTCCATGCCTGTTATGGAAGGGAAGGCTGCATTATTTAAAGCTTTTGCAGGGATTGATGCGGTTCCAATTTGCCTTGATACGAAGGATCCCGAAGAAATCATTAAAACAGTCAGGCTGCTTCAGCCTTCCTTTGGGGGCATTAACCTGGAGGATATCGCGGCACCCAATTGCTTTTACATTGAAGAACGGCTGAAGCAGGAAATGAATATCCCCGTTTTTCATGATGACCAGCATGGAACAGCGATCGTAACAGCAGCCGGGTTAATCAATGCGCTGAAGCTTGCCGGCAAAAAAATGGATGAAATAAAAATCGTAATCAATGGAGCAGGTGCGGCAGGGATTGCGATTATCAAGCTGCTCCTTAATATGGGAGCAAAAGATATCATCATGTGTGATACAAAGGGAGCGATTTATGAAGGAAGGCAGGAGCGAATGAACCCTGTCAAGGAGTCTGTCGCGAAAATCACCAATCCAGGAAAACGTAAAGGATCGCTTGAGGATGTTATCATTGGCGCGGATGTGTTCATCGGGGTTTCCTCTGCCGGTGCCTTAACAAAGGAAATGGTCGAGACGATGAGTCCGAATTCCATTATTTTTGCCATGGCTAATCCAGTTCCTGAGATCATGCCGGATGAGGCGAAAGCGGCAGGAGCTAAAGTCGTTGGAACAGGAAGATCCGATTTGCCGAATCAGGTGAATAATGTCCTCGCATTCCCTGGAATTTTTCGAGGCGCCCTCGACGTCAGGGCTACTGAAATTAATGAAGAAATGAAAATGGCAGCTGTCGAAGCTATAGCCGGTTTAATCGATGCTACAGATCTGACACCTGATTATGTCATTCCTGGGCCGCTCGACAGCCGGGTTGTCCCTGCAGTAAGGGATGCGGTAGTAAAAGCAGCCCAGGAAACAGGTGCAGCCCAAATTGAAATTATACTGAACCACATTATAAGCCAATAG
- a CDS encoding glucose-1-dehydrogenase, whose protein sequence is MYPSLEGKVVVITGAASGLGKSMAERFGAEKAKVVINYFNEEQEVQGIIETIEKAGGSASAIQGDVTKEEDVKRMIAHAIKTFGSLDIMINNAGIENEVPSEELTLEDWNKVISTNLTGQFLGCREAIDYMLENKIKGSIINMSSVHQEIPWPHFVHYAASKGGVKLMTETLALEFAPHGIRVNCIAPGAIDTPINAEKFEDPELKKGVVELIPMGYIGKPEEIAACAVWLASTEASYVTGMTLYADGGMTQYPGFQAGKG, encoded by the coding sequence ATGTATCCAAGTCTTGAAGGAAAAGTTGTCGTTATTACCGGCGCAGCGAGCGGGCTGGGAAAGTCAATGGCAGAACGGTTCGGTGCTGAAAAAGCGAAGGTAGTCATCAATTATTTTAATGAGGAACAGGAAGTGCAGGGGATCATAGAAACGATTGAGAAAGCTGGAGGCAGTGCCTCTGCAATTCAGGGGGATGTTACAAAGGAAGAGGATGTTAAAAGAATGATCGCACATGCCATTAAAACGTTCGGTTCTCTCGACATCATGATCAATAACGCGGGAATTGAAAATGAAGTCCCATCTGAAGAACTTACCCTGGAGGATTGGAATAAAGTTATTTCGACGAATCTTACGGGACAATTTCTAGGCTGCCGTGAAGCGATTGACTACATGCTTGAAAACAAGATAAAAGGCTCGATCATAAATATGTCATCTGTTCATCAGGAAATTCCATGGCCTCATTTTGTTCATTATGCAGCAAGCAAAGGCGGAGTCAAATTGATGACCGAGACACTTGCGCTTGAATTTGCCCCGCACGGTATCCGGGTAAACTGTATTGCCCCTGGTGCTATTGATACACCCATTAATGCGGAAAAATTTGAGGACCCGGAATTGAAAAAAGGTGTCGTTGAACTCATACCCATGGGCTACATCGGCAAGCCGGAAGAAATAGCAGCCTGTGCAGTATGGCTGGCATCAACAGAAGCAAGCTATGTCACCGGAATGACCTTGTATGCTGATGGAGGCATGACACAATATCCGGGATTTCAGGCTGGCAAAGGATGA
- a CDS encoding LysR family transcriptional regulator: protein MDIRHLEYFAEVAQHLSFTKASQTLHVTQPSISKAIKNLEGELGVPLFYRSSKQLELTDAGKAVLINAKKVLDAFQNLTLELTDLMELKGGEIKIGIPPIVGAAFFSKLISQYKEKFPLIEIKLTEVGTKKIKKGVEDGTLDIGLICTVPAHGSSFEIINVLRDPLMLIIHREHRLASKKEVHFSELAKEPFILYRKDFTLYDLIIEECVNSGFQPNIVCESSQKDFLLGMVEGKLGITMLPSKICQNINCTDLVVMPISESAVNLELGMIWKKDKYLSFAVREFISGAETYLEEGL from the coding sequence TTGGATATACGGCATTTAGAATATTTTGCTGAAGTAGCACAGCATTTAAGCTTCACGAAAGCATCCCAGACCCTGCATGTCACCCAGCCTTCCATCAGCAAAGCCATCAAGAATCTCGAAGGGGAACTGGGTGTGCCGCTATTTTATCGGTCATCGAAGCAGCTTGAATTAACAGATGCGGGTAAAGCGGTGTTAATCAATGCGAAAAAAGTGCTGGACGCATTTCAGAACCTGACATTGGAATTAACTGATCTGATGGAGCTGAAGGGCGGTGAAATCAAAATTGGCATACCCCCCATAGTCGGCGCAGCCTTCTTCTCGAAGCTTATCAGCCAATATAAAGAAAAGTTCCCATTGATCGAAATTAAATTAACAGAAGTCGGCACGAAGAAAATAAAAAAAGGGGTGGAAGATGGCACATTGGATATTGGCCTGATTTGCACGGTTCCGGCTCATGGAAGCAGTTTTGAAATAATCAATGTCCTAAGGGATCCCTTAATGCTGATTATTCACCGGGAACATAGACTTGCTTCGAAAAAGGAAGTGCACTTTTCAGAATTAGCCAAAGAGCCTTTCATCCTCTACCGGAAAGATTTCACCCTATATGATCTGATTATTGAGGAATGCGTAAACAGCGGATTTCAGCCTAATATCGTCTGTGAAAGCTCGCAAAAGGACTTCCTGCTGGGAATGGTTGAAGGAAAACTGGGAATCACCATGCTGCCAAGCAAAATCTGTCAAAATATAAACTGCACTGACCTTGTGGTTATGCCAATCTCTGAATCTGCTGTTAACTTAGAGCTCGGGATGATCTGGAAAAAGGATAAGTATTTATCTTTTGCGGTCCGGGAGTTTATTTCCGGTGCTGAGACTTATTTGGAGGAAGGGCTGTGA